A single window of Melospiza georgiana isolate bMelGeo1 chromosome 6, bMelGeo1.pri, whole genome shotgun sequence DNA harbors:
- the LOC131084979 gene encoding basic proline-rich protein-like has product MEARAPRAAGADAPTPTWLRGSAGFSAAALPSPQREPSGGEGPFCPTFLLPHTAAFATEGAEGTEERGAHRIPGRRGPRRPWGQSRGESGVRAAARGGGTGREDRGGGAAGFLRPPTEPRAPRERPGMAPRTAAPPPARAAPQRQRCRIPSPAQPSPAQRGRPPAPSRGQRRQRGQARPGPSAGTRPAAPRSPRPPPSREGRRPGAPAAPWGRPDRDVRHRPGRPSPPPAPSPGPVPRCNADVPGATPRALPGASGDGRRPERVPCGCGRGRAAAGCGRWRQAGCPPLRPEPALTPRILPRLRGGAARAGTGTAARGRPRAAAGAGGGTCTHARRGREARDNPPASARPHRPAPGSPPRSAPAGADLVAYLRQVNPRQALPLRAPLRDPARRALRWTDGRMDRRTRPRRGQPRRRAGASQVRVPLARGGRRQGHAAPRRSAPGALRRSSRGGGRCGGAERGARRPRLGPPRRRQLRPSSAPPASARPRPRPRAAAPLAAAWSSRRLPRAAPRRGGLEQPGPPRPAARTAEPQPPARPPPPPRRRAAGPPPAAPGSGLRAAGRDQARAPARRRTRLRLPRHAGAGLRRRAPRAAAAPGAPHSPPGATALPRIRSGRGRRGRERCAQFELAIGPVDAPAEPSRGVGARPQLRSARLHPRGTQLPASCPCPAGPRARTAKPRF; this is encoded by the exons ATGGAAGC CCGGGCTCCCCGAGCCGCCGGGGCTGATGCTCCGACACCAACATGGCTGCGAGGCTCCGCCGGCTTCTCCGCCGCTGCTCTGCCATCTCCCCAGCGGGAACCTTCCGGCGGGGAAGGGCCATTCTGTCCTACATTCCTTCTCCCGCACACGGCGGCGTTCGCCAcggagggggcagagggcacGGAGGAGAGGGGGGCGCACCGCATCCCGGGACGCAGGGGACCGCGGcggccctggggacagagccgCGGGGAGAGCGGGGTGCGTGCGGCGGCCAGGGGCGGTGGGACGGGGCGGGAGGACCGGGGCGGGGGAGCCGCGGGGTTCCTGCGCCCTCCGACAGAGCCCCGCGCCCCGCGAGAGCGCCCCGGGATGGCTCCGCGAACAGCGGCGCCTCCGCCCGCTCGGGCAGCGCCGCAGCGCCAGCGGTGCCG catccccagcccagcccagcccagcccagctcagcgcGGGCGGCCGCCGGCGCCGTCCcgcgggcagcggcggcagcgcggccaggcccggcccggcccgtcCGCGGGCACCCGCCCCGCCGCTCCGCGctccccgcggccgccgccttCCCGGGAAGGGCGTCGTCCCGGCGCCCCCGCCGCGCCCTGGGGTCGTCCCGACCGGGACGTTCGGCACCGGCCGGGCCGCCCCTCACCTCCCCCCGCCCCGTCCCCTGGGCCGGTACCGCGGTGCAATGCAGATGTGCCGGGAGCGACTCCCCGCGCGTTACCTGGTGCCTCCGGGGACGGGCGGCGGCCGGAGCGCGTCCCCTGCGGGTGCGGCCGCGGCCGGGCCGCGGCGGGCTGCGGGCGCTGGCGGCAGGCGGGCTGCCCGCCGCTCCGCCCCGAGCCGGCGCTCACCCCCCGCATCCTACCGCGGCTCCGCGGCGGAGCTGCCCGGGCCGGGACGGGCACGGCGGCCCGGGGACGGCCCCGCgcggcggccggggcgggcggcggcacATGCACACAcgcgcggcgggggcgggagGCGCGGGACAACCCGCCCGCATCGGCCCGCCCGCATCGCCCCGCACCGGGCAGCCCGCCCCGCTCTGCTCCCGCCGGCGCTGACCTTGTCGCGTACCTGCGCCAGGTTAATCCTCGCCAAGCGCTGCCGCTCCGCGCCCCGCTGCGGGATCCTGCGCGCCGGGCACTGCGCTggacggacggacggatggACAGACGGACGCGGCCGAGGCGCGGGCAGCCCCGCCGCCGGGCCGGCGCCTCCCAGGTGCGGGTGCCGCTAGCGCGGGGCGGCCGGCGGCAGGGCCATGCGGCTCCGCGCCGCTCCGCGCCGGGCGCGCTCAGGCGGAGCAGCcgcggcggcgggcgctgcGGCGGGGCAGAGCGGGGAGCGCGGCGCCCGCGGCTCGGCCCTCCGCGGCGGCGGCAGCTGCGCCCATCCTCCGCGCCGCCGGCctccgcccggccccggccccggccgcggGCAGCCGCGCCGCTCGCTGCCGCATGGAGCAGCCGCCGCCTcccccgcgccgcgccgcgccggggcGGGCTGGAGCAGCCGGgccctccccgccccgccgcacgCACGGCTGAGCCGCAGCCGCCCGCCcgaccgccgccgccgccgcgcagACGTGCGGCcgggccgccccccgccgcgCCGGGCTCGGGGCTGCGCGCCGCCGGGCGGGACCAGGCGCGGGCACCGGCGCGGAGACGGACACGCCTCCGCCTGCCCCGCCacgccggggccgggctgcggCGACGGGCGCCGAGAGCGGCCGCGGCCCCCGGGGCACCCCACAGCCCTCCCggggccacagccctgccccggaTCCGgagcgggcgggggcggcgcggccgcGAGCGGTGCGCGCAGTTTGAGCTGGCGATCGGTCCGGTGGATGCACCGGCGGAACCGTCCCGCGGGGTGGGAGCGCGGCCGCAGCTCCGCTCCGCTCGGCTCCACCCTCGGGGCACGCAGCTGCCCGCATCCTGCCCGTGCCCCGCCGGTCCTCGGGCACGGACTGCAAAACCGCGCTTCTAG